Part of the bacterium genome is shown below.
ATTCGCGTGGCGATTCTTCGGGGCAGATTCTTATGCATGCTAATGAGTTCTACGCAAAGGCGATGATTGTCACCTACCCGGCAGAGCGTCTAAACCTGAACTTTGGTCTTGGCATCGGCTATTACAACACCGAGTTGCAGATTCAGGATGACTTCACGCGCCGTTTCTATTACGATGCGGTTGGCCGCGGCTGGGGCGCGCTGGGCTCAGTAGGTCTTGAATTGGGTTTGTCCGAGCGTATGGGATTGTACTTGGGCGGCGGTGGTCGTCTGGTGAACACGACGAATTTTACGCATGAGTCTTCGCCCGGCGTGCGCTCGGCGGTGTCCGTGCTCGGCGGCAGCCGCCCGTTTGAAGTGAACTTGACCGGCGGCTACGGCCAACTTGGTTTGCGGTTCTACTTCGACAAAGTCACGAAGCCGATTGACTTCAATCGCTAAAACACTCAATTTCCGTCTTGAAAACTGACCATCCTGGCCATTAGGCAGGGTGGTCTTTTTCCTAAATATACCCGAAGTCTGATTTTAAACATGGCTACGGACATCCTAATTCTGCTCGGATCGGAAAGCGACAAGGAACAGTTCGACGATACCGCCCGATATGCCGATTATTTTGGCATCACGTGGGAGCTGGAAGTTATCTCGGCGCATCGCAATCCGCAGAAGTTAGTTACCCGCCTCAAACACGCTGAAGAGACCGGCACGGAGGTGCTGATCGCCTGCGCAGGCATGGCGGCCCACCTTGCGGGGGCCTGCGCCGCGCACTCGGTATTACCGGTCATCGGTGTACCCGGTGCGGGCTCGACATTGGGCGGGCTCGACGCGTTGTTGTCTACAGTACAAATGCCGGCCGGCGTACCCGTGGCGACCGTTGCCATTGGCAAAGCGGGCGCGCGTAACGCCGTCATTCTTGCCGCGCAAATTCTGGCGGTCAAGCGGCCCGAAATTCGAACGAAGCTGCGTGAATTCAAAGCGCAAGGCGCCCGACTTTGAAAGCACTTGTTGTCATACCGACTTACAATGAGAAAGAAGGCATCGAGGCGATCACGCGAGCGGTGCTCGATCAGCAATTGGGATTGGATATCTTGATTGTTGATGACAATTCGCCTGATGGCACGGCCGAGATCGTCAAGCGCATGCAAACGAATGAGCCGCATCTTCATTTGATGCAGCGCGCAGGCAAACTCGGACTTGGTACGGCCTATGTAGCGGGGTTCCGTTTCGCCATCGAACGCGGGTATGACGCCGTGTTCGAGATGGACGCGGACTTCTCGCACGACCCCTTGGTCCTACCGCAATTTCTTGAGCAAATCAAGGAGCATGATTTCGTCCTCGGTTCGCGTTATGTGAACGGAATCTCCGTGGTGAACTGGCCGTTGTCGCGCTTGATGCTGAGCTATTTCGCGTCATACTACACGCGCTGCATCACAGGCATGCCGATTAAGGACCCGACCGGCGGCTTCAAGTGTTTCCGCACGAAGGTATTGGAGGCGATTGACCTGAGCCAAGTCCGCTCGAACGGCTACAGTTTCCAAATTGAGATGAATTTCAAGGCTTGGAAGAAAGGTTTCAAGTACATTGAAATTCCGATCATTTTTGTGGACCGCCGGGCCGGGCATTCCAAGATGTCAAAGGCGATTATCCGTGAAGCGGTTTGGATGGTTTGGAAGTTGCGCTTCAAGTCGTTGTTTGGCCGCTTGTAGATGAACGCCCGCCGCTGCGTAACCGCCGTGGTGGTGACCTACAACTCCGCGGAAACGATCGCGCGGTGCGTTATGTCGCTGCATGATACCGCGCCCGCGTGGATTGATCGCGTCATTGTCGTTGACAACTCGTCATCGGACAACACGGTAAGTGTCCTGAAGGCGTTAGACGGCGACCTGACGATTCTGACGAACGAACGGAATTTTGGTTTTGGCGCGGCATGCAATCGCGGCGCCCGCGGCGCGGCCACGGATTACCTGCTGTTCTTGAACCCGGACGCGGCGCTGGAACCGAATTGTCTTGCTGAACTCGTTCGATTTCTGGATGCTCGCGAAGCCGCGTCGTGCTGCGGTCCGCGAATCCAAGACGAAACCGGCCGCCCCGACCCTGCGGCGCGACGTGGTTTCCCGACCCCGTGGAACGCGCTGGGCCGGTTGTTCTTCGTGGAAAAACTGTTCCCGCGCAGCCGCTGGTTTGCCAGTTATTCCATGCCGTGGCTCGGGTATGAACGAGAAGTGCGCGTGGACACGATACTGGGCGCGTGCATGCTGGTCCGGCGGAGCGCATTCGACCGCATTAGTGGATTCGACGAAGACTATTTTCTCTTTGGCGAAGACATTGATTTGTGCAAGCGCTTCAGCGACCTAAAGCTGGAGTCGTGGTTCGTACCGACTGCACGACTGCTGCACCGCGGCGGTCATAGTATGAAGTCGGAGACGCGCGTGGCACGGCGCGAATTCTATCGTGCCATGCGAATATATATGTCGAAGCACTGGCGCGATTTGCCGACTCCGGCATACAGGTTAATAGAGATGGGAATTGGATTGCGCGCCTTAGTGGACCGCTTAATTGGTCATTAGCGGCGCATCACCGTGGATTTTTCAGCAAGAGGAGGCTGGGCATGAGCACCTCAACTGTTCAGGATAAGTCGCGCGGAGTGAGCGCGACCAATGGAACCGCGCCGCCTGGCAAGCCGGGATTTGCGTCCGGGTTTTTGCTTGATTTCGAAAAACCAATCGTCGAACTCGAGCATAAGATCTCCGAAATGCGAGTCCTGGCCGAGAGCTCGGGCATGGGCAACATGTCGGTCGAGATTGACCGCATGCAAAAGAAGGCCACCCGCCTGCGCGAAGAGGTCTTCTCGAAATTGACGCGCTGGCAGAAGGTGCAGCTCGCTCGCCACCCGCGACGCCCCTACACGCTCGACTATGTCGAACGGATTTGCTCCAATTTCATTGAACTGCACGGCGACCGGTGTTTCGCTGACGATCGCGCACTGGTCTCCGGTATCGCTGACATTGACGGCCGCAGCGTGATGATCATGGGACATCAGAAAGGCCGCGGCACAAAAGAGAATATCTACCGCAACTTCGGCATGGCGAATCCGGAAGGATATCGCAAGGCAGTTCGGCATTTGATGATCGCGCAGAAATTCAAGCTGCCCGTCATTACATTCATTGACACGCCCGGCGCGTATCCCGGGTTGGGCGCGGAAGAACGCGGACAGGCCGAGGCCATTGCGCGCAGTCTCTATGAAATGGCGCGCTTGCAGGTGCCGATTCTGACTTTTGTGATTGGTGAGGGCGGTTCGGGCGGTGCGCTGGCAATTTCAATTGCGGACCGCATCTTCATGCTTGAGTATTCCATCTACTCGGTAATTTCGCCCGAAGGTTGTGCGTCTATTCTCTATCGCGATGCAGGTCAGGCGCCACAGGCGGCGGAAGCGCTCAAGTTAACGGCGGACGATCTGCTCGAATTGAAGATCATTGACGGTATCATCCCGGAACCCGCGGGCGGCGCGCATGAGAACTATGACGAGATTGCGTCCCGTTTGAAAGAACGCATTCAAGCGACGCTGCCTGAATTGCTGTCGGAGTCGCCGGAGAAGCTGTTAGAAGCGCGGCACCGGAAGTACGAGCGTATCGGCTTCTACCTCGAGTCTTGAGCGATCTCCGCAAAGAGTCGGTGTCGCGGTTGCGCGTTCGATACGCGGAAACTGATGCGATGGGGTGGGTTTATTACGCCTGTTACTATCAGTACTTCGAGGTGGCCCGTTCTGACTTGATTCGTAATCTGTGGAAGTCCTATCGGCGCATTGAAGACGAAGACGGTCTTAAGCTGCCCGTCGTCGAGTCCGGCTGCAAGTATCACAGCGGCGCACGCTATGAAGATGAGTTGGACATCCACGCGATTCTGACCCTCGACGGTCCACGACTGCGCTTTGAATACACGGTACGACGGGCTAATGCAGTCGAATCCATTGCGACCGGTTTTACCGTGCATTGCTTTGTGGATGAGCGCGGCCGCCCCGTGCGCTTGCCGCGATCGTTTGTCGAGTTCATGCATACATGAGCGAGCGCGTGTTGGTCACCGGCGCGACCGGCTTTGTAGGTAGTCACGTCGCGGAAAAAATGCTATTGAACGGCAAGACTGTCCGGCTGTTGGTCCGCGACGCGCGAAGGCTGAAGTGGTTTAGTCCCGATCGTTTTGAAATCTCGACCGCAGGACTCAACGATGAATCGGAACTGACGCGCGCCCTCGATTCCGTGGATGTGGTGATTCACTGCGCGGGTGTCACGAAGACTGCGCGACGCGAAGAGTTCTTTGAAGTAAACGAGAACGCCACACGTACCTTGGCACGCGCCAGCGAGCGAGCGGGTGTGCGGCGCTTCGTACATTGCTCAACGCTTGCGGTGTGCGGTCCATCGGCGGCCGGCGCGGTCATCCATGAAACGGATATTGAAAAGCCGATCACCGATTACGGCCGCAGTAAACTTGCGGGCGAACATGCTGTTCGTGGCGAGTTAGGCCGTGCGGAATGGGTGATCTTACGTCCGCCCGCTGTAATGGGGCCGCGGGACGAGCAGTTCCTGCCGCTGTTTAAAATGATGTGGACGTGGCGATTCTACACCGACGTTGGATTCAGGCCGCGTGAGTACAGTCTCATCGGCGTGCGAGATCTCGCGGATGGGCTTTGTCTTGCGGCAGACGTCTCATCAGGATTGCGCGAAACGTACTTTGTGACGATGCCGGAGCCTGTGGCTTGGCACGTCGTTGCCGATGCGTTCGCCGGTGCGTCCGGCAGACGCGCGCACAAGGTCGTTATCCCCGAGATGGTTGCACGTTCCCTCGGCGTGTTTGGCGATCTTTCAATGCGATTCAGCGGGAAGCCCGCACTGCTGAATTCTGACAAGGTCACGGAAATCTTGGCGGATGGGTGGGCATGTTCGGGTGAGAAGATTGCTCGCGCCTGGGGATTCCGTTGCAAAGACGGGTTGAGCGATGTGGTGCGGGATACCTTGACATTCTATCGGGAAGTGAATTGGCTTTAGCAGCGGGGCCAGCGGAGTGGGGAAGAAACAAAAAAAGAAGAGCGTCAAGAAGCGCATACCACTACCGTTGAAGCCGCCCAAAGCCGAGCCGCATCCGAAAGCATACCGCCGCCATGAGAAACATGCGCGGGACTTGCGCGAGCTAACGGACGTCCGTGATGAATCGTCTCGCTCAGGCGATTGATTCGGATGATGTGCTGCGCGGCACGATCATCTTCCGAGGTCAGCTTGAGGGCAGAGCGGCGCATTACCCGGCCGCTACTCCCGAACTTAGTCCTGCGGTGCAGCATGGTCTCGCGCAGGCTGGCATAGAGCGGCTCTATTCGCATCAAGCGACTGCGGTCAAAGATGTACGCGATGGCAAGAATATTGTTGTCGTGACGCCGACTGCCAGCGGGAAATCGCTAACGTATATCCTTCCGCTCCTGGATGCTATTGAGCGCGATGAGAAATCGTGCGCTTTGTTGCTCTTTCCACTTAAGGCGCTTGAACAGGATCAGGCACTGAAGCTGCGGCAGTGGCAGCAAGCACTGGCCGAGCAGTTGTACTTCAGTTTGGCTATCTTTGACGGCGATACGCCGTCCGCGGAGCGGCAGAAGATAAAGAAAAAGCCGCCTAACTTGCTGATCAGCAATCCGGATATGCTGCATCAAGGCATGCTGGCTTATCACCAGAGTTGGGAGAAGTTCTTTAAACAACTGCGGTACGTTGTGGTGGACGAACTGCACGCCTATCGCGGCGTGTTTGGCTCGCACATTCTGCAAGTTTTTCGCCGTTTGCGTCGGTTGCTGCACTACTACGACGCGCGACCACAATTCATTTGCCTTTCAGCGACGATTGCCAATCCGGAAGAATTCGCGTCGCAGTTGATCGGCGCTGATGTGTCCGTGATCGCGGATTCGGGCGCCCCCTTGCCGGAACGCGAGTTCATGGTTATGAACGCGCCAGAGTCTTCCATGTCGTCGGCGGTAACGAGGTCTTTGATCCATGCGCTTGACCTGGGCTTGAAGACAATCGTTTTCACCAAGTCCCGGGTAGCCACGGAAATTATCTATCGGTCGCTCGGCGATTCACGGCCCGACCTGGTGCGGAAGGTCAGTTCGTACCGCGCGGGATTTCTGCCCCAAGAACGGCGTGAAATCGAACAGAAGTTGGCCGCGGGCGAGCTGCATGGTGTGATTAGCACCAGCGCCCTCGAACTGGGAATTGACATCGGCGGACTTGATCTTTGTATTCTGGCCGGATATCCCGGCAGCATGATGTCGCTGTGGCAGCGAGCGGGTCGCGTCGGGCGGCGCGGCAGCGCAAGCGGCGTCCTGCTGATTTCCGGAACGGATCAATTGGATCAGTTCTTTGCACGCAATGTGGAACTGCTGCTCGCGAGACCGATTGAACGGGCTTTAGTGAATCGTGCGAACGATCACATTCTACGGCAGCATCTGCCGGCGGCCGCGGCGGAAATGCCGCTGATGCACGGCGATCCGTACATTGACGTCGTTCAGCATGCTGAAACGATTACCGCGCTCGAGAACGAACGCGCGCTGCTCAGAAGCGCCTCGGGTAAGCAGTGGTTTCCCGGCAAGCCGAGGCCGCACGCACAGGTTGACTTGCGCAGCGTCGGAGGGACGTTTGACATCGTGGATGTGTCCCGAGGGGACGGCAGCGTGATCGGCACTGTGTCCGGAAACTCGGCGTTCCGCGAATGCCACGACGGCGCCGTGTATCTCCATCGCGGCGAGCCGTATCGTGTTGAAGAACTTGATTTGAAAAAGAAGGTTGCCCGCGTTCGCCCGTACAGCGGCAACACGTACACGATGATTCGCACGCAGAAGGAGACCGAAATTCTTGACGTGCGACGCACGCGGACCGTGCAGTCGTTTGCAGCGCGAATGGGGTTGCTTAAGGTGACCGAGCATTTTGTCGCCTACGAGCGGCGCAGGCTTTACAGTCAGGAATTGTTGTCGGTCGAGCAATTGACCTTGCCGCCGCAGAGTTTTCAGACGGTAGGCTGCTGGATTGAACTGCCGCCGACGCTGCAATCGCATTTGGCCGCGGATGAATTGCATTTCATGGGCTCGATACATGCCGTGGAGCATGCGACGATTTCGCTGACGCCGCTACTGGCGCTTTGTGATCGTAACGATCTCGGTGGAATCAGTTTTGCCAAGCATCCGCAGTTGCCGCACGGCGCGGTGTTCTTCTATGACGGCTATCCGGGCGGTGTCGGTATTGCTGATTGCATGTACGATTCCTTTGAGGATCTGCTTGAGCGTACGCGTGAGTTGATCGAACGATGCCCGTGCGAGGAGGGTTGCCCGTCTTGCGTGCAATCGCCCAAATGCGGCTCCGGTAACCGACCACTGGACAAGCGCGGTGCTGTGCAGGCCCTGACGTACCTGCTGTCTGAACCTGGCGAAGACCCTGAGCCGTATGGGATTGAAGCCCTGGCAACC
Proteins encoded:
- a CDS encoding acetyl-CoA carboxylase carboxyltransferase subunit alpha encodes the protein MSTSTVQDKSRGVSATNGTAPPGKPGFASGFLLDFEKPIVELEHKISEMRVLAESSGMGNMSVEIDRMQKKATRLREEVFSKLTRWQKVQLARHPRRPYTLDYVERICSNFIELHGDRCFADDRALVSGIADIDGRSVMIMGHQKGRGTKENIYRNFGMANPEGYRKAVRHLMIAQKFKLPVITFIDTPGAYPGLGAEERGQAEAIARSLYEMARLQVPILTFVIGEGGSGGALAISIADRIFMLEYSIYSVISPEGCASILYRDAGQAPQAAEALKLTADDLLELKIIDGIIPEPAGGAHENYDEIASRLKERIQATLPELLSESPEKLLEARHRKYERIGFYLES
- the purE gene encoding 5-(carboxyamino)imidazole ribonucleotide mutase, coding for MATDILILLGSESDKEQFDDTARYADYFGITWELEVISAHRNPQKLVTRLKHAEETGTEVLIACAGMAAHLAGACAAHSVLPVIGVPGAGSTLGGLDALLSTVQMPAGVPVATVAIGKAGARNAVILAAQILAVKRPEIRTKLREFKAQGARL
- a CDS encoding DEAD/DEAH box helicase; this translates as MNRLAQAIDSDDVLRGTIIFRGQLEGRAAHYPAATPELSPAVQHGLAQAGIERLYSHQATAVKDVRDGKNIVVVTPTASGKSLTYILPLLDAIERDEKSCALLLFPLKALEQDQALKLRQWQQALAEQLYFSLAIFDGDTPSAERQKIKKKPPNLLISNPDMLHQGMLAYHQSWEKFFKQLRYVVVDELHAYRGVFGSHILQVFRRLRRLLHYYDARPQFICLSATIANPEEFASQLIGADVSVIADSGAPLPEREFMVMNAPESSMSSAVTRSLIHALDLGLKTIVFTKSRVATEIIYRSLGDSRPDLVRKVSSYRAGFLPQERREIEQKLAAGELHGVISTSALELGIDIGGLDLCILAGYPGSMMSLWQRAGRVGRRGSASGVLLISGTDQLDQFFARNVELLLARPIERALVNRANDHILRQHLPAAAAEMPLMHGDPYIDVVQHAETITALENERALLRSASGKQWFPGKPRPHAQVDLRSVGGTFDIVDVSRGDGSVIGTVSGNSAFRECHDGAVYLHRGEPYRVEELDLKKKVARVRPYSGNTYTMIRTQKETEILDVRRTRTVQSFAARMGLLKVTEHFVAYERRRLYSQELLSVEQLTLPPQSFQTVGCWIELPPTLQSHLAADELHFMGSIHAVEHATISLTPLLALCDRNDLGGISFAKHPQLPHGAVFFYDGYPGGVGIADCMYDSFEDLLERTRELIERCPCEEGCPSCVQSPKCGSGNRPLDKRGAVQALTYLLSEPGEDPEPYGIEALATAPAATHEIDYVARAIPADLRVLVMDLETQLSAKEVGGWNQARQMRIAVAAVWDSVDDIIVLYEEADTDALLEHLRRADAICGFNIRRFDLEVLRGYTFDNLQSLPVLDLLENVVEARGGRLKLDTIAKATLGIGKSADGLQSLEWFREGRMDLVRDYCQKDVEVTRDILRFALQHGYVLYEDKTGAHVKLPLTINIEPRKAAQQC
- a CDS encoding polyprenol monophosphomannose synthase — protein: MKALVVIPTYNEKEGIEAITRAVLDQQLGLDILIVDDNSPDGTAEIVKRMQTNEPHLHLMQRAGKLGLGTAYVAGFRFAIERGYDAVFEMDADFSHDPLVLPQFLEQIKEHDFVLGSRYVNGISVVNWPLSRLMLSYFASYYTRCITGMPIKDPTGGFKCFRTKVLEAIDLSQVRSNGYSFQIEMNFKAWKKGFKYIEIPIIFVDRRAGHSKMSKAIIREAVWMVWKLRFKSLFGRL
- a CDS encoding NAD-dependent epimerase/dehydratase family protein — encoded protein: MSERVLVTGATGFVGSHVAEKMLLNGKTVRLLVRDARRLKWFSPDRFEISTAGLNDESELTRALDSVDVVIHCAGVTKTARREEFFEVNENATRTLARASERAGVRRFVHCSTLAVCGPSAAGAVIHETDIEKPITDYGRSKLAGEHAVRGELGRAEWVILRPPAVMGPRDEQFLPLFKMMWTWRFYTDVGFRPREYSLIGVRDLADGLCLAADVSSGLRETYFVTMPEPVAWHVVADAFAGASGRRAHKVVIPEMVARSLGVFGDLSMRFSGKPALLNSDKVTEILADGWACSGEKIARAWGFRCKDGLSDVVRDTLTFYREVNWL
- a CDS encoding glycosyltransferase family 2 protein produces the protein MNARRCVTAVVVTYNSAETIARCVMSLHDTAPAWIDRVIVVDNSSSDNTVSVLKALDGDLTILTNERNFGFGAACNRGARGAATDYLLFLNPDAALEPNCLAELVRFLDAREAASCCGPRIQDETGRPDPAARRGFPTPWNALGRLFFVEKLFPRSRWFASYSMPWLGYEREVRVDTILGACMLVRRSAFDRISGFDEDYFLFGEDIDLCKRFSDLKLESWFVPTARLLHRGGHSMKSETRVARREFYRAMRIYMSKHWRDLPTPAYRLIEMGIGLRALVDRLIGH
- a CDS encoding acyl-CoA thioesterase, with amino-acid sequence MGWVYYACYYQYFEVARSDLIRNLWKSYRRIEDEDGLKLPVVESGCKYHSGARYEDELDIHAILTLDGPRLRFEYTVRRANAVESIATGFTVHCFVDERGRPVRLPRSFVEFMHT